The sequence GTACGGGCATCGCGGCCGGCGACGCGGCCCCGGGCGGGGCACGCCGCCGTACCGCGGCCCTCGTCTGACCGGTGAGGTCCTGGGCCGGTGAGGTCGCCCAGGGCCGGTGAGGACCTAGACCTCCAGCTCCTCCTCGATCCGCTTGAGCTGGTGGCGGGCCATCGCCAGGTTGGCCCGGGTGGAGTCCAGGACCAGGTAGAGGAACAGGCCGTTGCCGCCGCGCCCCTTGAGCAGGCGGATCAGGTGGTACTGGTCGGAGAGCGTGATGAGGACGTCCTCGATCTCGCTCTTGATGCCCAGCATCTCCATCGTGCGCATCTTGGCGCGGATCACATCGGTGTTGCCGGCGGCGGCCACGTTCAGGTCGAAGGTCGTGCCGCCGCCCATCGTGCCCAGCGCCATCCCGCTGGTGTAGTCGACGAGCGCGACGCCGGTGGCGCCCTCGATCGAGGTCAGCGCCTCTTTGAGGGCGGTCTCGGTGTTGGACATCTCGGGTCCTCTCAACTGTCGGTTGTGGTGGGTGCGGTGGTCGTGCGCGGGGTCCGCGTGGCGCGGGCGCGCGGGGGCGGCGCGGTGGCCTGGCGCGCGGGCGCGTTCCGGGCGGCCTCGGCCTCGGCGGCGTCCAGGACCTCGCCGATCCGGGCGCCGGAGCGGCGGCCCTCCAGATGGAGCCGCCCGACGTTGACCCGGTCCTGCGCGAGCAGGGTCAGTACGGCGCTGCGCCCGGCGGCGTAGGTGGCGACGTAGCCGCGCTCGCCGCGCACCAGCAGTTCCCGCAGGCCGCCGTTGCCGGTGGCGTCGGAGACCCGCACGGAGACGCCGAGCGCGGCCGCGGTGAGCGCCGCGAGCCCGTCGGGGTCGACGCCGGGCGTGTCGTGGGCGACGACGAGTCCGTCGACGCCGGCCGCGAGCGAGCCGGTGAGCTGCGGCACCCGGGTGCGCAGCCGGTGCAGCTCCTCCAGGACGGTCCCAAGGGCGTCCTCGGACACCATCAGCTCTCTCCTCTCGGCGGGGCGTGGCCGTTCAAAGGGCCTCCAGCGCATCCCTGAGCCTCTTCAGCAGCGCGATGTCGGGGTCGGTGACCGGGGGCAGCGGCGGCGGAAGGTTCCGGGCCCGCTCCGGTGCGGTCGGGGGCGGTGCCGCCGCGGGGACGGGCACGGCCGGCGCCAGGGGCCGAAGGTGCCCGGCCGCCGCCAGCCTGCGCACGTCGACCAGGGTGTGGAACGCCTGCCGGCCCAGCTCCCGGGCGATGTGGGCGGCCGTACGGGTGCCGTCCACGCGGTCCAGGACGGCGCGCTGGCGGGGGGCGACGGGGGTGCGGCGGGCGGGTCCCGCCGGTGCGCGGGGCGCGGGCCCGGCGTCCCGGGGGAGGAGGGGGTCCGCGCGGATCAGGGGCGCGGTGTCGGCGGCCGGGTCGGGCCACAGCCGGTGCAGTTGCAGCCGGCGGCGCAGGGTCTCGCGTTCCAGCGCGACCACCGGGACCGAGGGCAGCGGGCCGGTGCGGGGTGCGCCGTCGTAGTGGAACCGGCCCGGGGTACTGCTGGGTGCCAGGGCGAAGTACCCGGCGTCGTACAGCGCGTCCAGATGGCACAGTTCCAGCGCGCCGGCGGGTAACAGGCCGGACTCCAGGAGGAGTTCGGCCGCGTGTAACAGGCCCTCGGCCGCGGCGGCGGCCCGCTGCCAGGCGGCGGCGGCCAGGGTGCCGTGGGCCGTGAGGAGCACGTCGAGACCCGGGGCGAGGGGGCTCTCGGCGTGCACCACCCGGCCCTCGGTGAGGTACAGGGTGCCGTGCTCGCGGACCAGGACGCCGGTGGCCCGCTCCTCGGCCAGCCGGTTCAGCATCGGGGACAGCGCGCGGGCGGCGGCCCTGTCCCGCACCGGCAGCGGCGGCGGTGGCGTACGGACCATGGTCATCCCAGCACCAGGCGCGCGGCCATCTCGCCGAGCCGGATCCGGGCGAGCGCGAGATTGCCCTCCTCGCGCCCCAGCCACAGATGCAGGAACACACTGCTGTCGAAGGACGTGTCGATGAAGCGCAGCAGGTGATAGCTGTCCGCGTTGCTGACGATCACGTCGTCCACCGGCGGCCGGTCCGCCCCCTGGGCCGTGAAGGTGCGGTGCTCGGCCGCCAGCCGGGCCAGTTCGGCGGCCTCGGCGGCGGCCGTCTCGTGGTCGCCGCCGGGCGCCTCCCCGACCGTGCCGAGCGCGAGGCCGCTCGTCCAGTCCACCAGCGCGGCACCCCGGGCACCGGGCAAACGCATCGCTTCCAGCAGGCACTCGTCGATTCCGGGCACCGCGTGGCTCCCCTCCCGCTGGGACTCCGGCTGAGTGATCCCGACACTACGCAACGTGTGGGGGAGGGGTGAGCTGTTTGGCATTTTCCAGTGGAACATGCGTCCGGCGGGCTAGAGTTGGTCAACTGACCCATGGGTCAGCTGAGTTAAACCATTTGTTCGAGTGAGGCGGGGGCGCGTCAACGGCTCCCGGGTGCACGCAGGGTGGTGAGCGCCGAGGCGTGCGCGCCCCCGGACTCCGCCACCACCTCCGCGATCGTCTGCGGCTCCCGCACGGTCGCGAAGGCCACGCCCCCCGCGCCGTCCGGCGCGAAGCCGTAGATCCCGGGCCGGGCGAGGGAGTTGTAGGCGTAGTGGTGCGCGAAGTAGTACGCGCCCGTGTCCAGCGCCGCCGCGTAGTCCCCCTGCTCCAGCTCCGGCAGCGCGCGCCCCTCGGCCAGCAGGTCGCCGGAGAAGCAGGCCGGGCCCGCCACGTCCTGCACCACCTCGGGCCCCGGCTTCGGCCGCCCCTTGGCGTCGTACGCGGCGATCCGCAGCGGCCACGCCCCCGGCGCGTACACCGTCCGCGTCGCCACCTGCACGCCCGCGTGCGTCACCGCGATCCGCCGCCCGCCCGAGCGCTTGGCGTACTCCACCCGCGCCACCACCGTGCCGTGCTTGGCCAGCAGCGACCGCCCGAACTCGGTCACCAGCCCGTACCGCCCCGCGCACAGCCCCGGCACCGCCTCGGCCAGCAGCCGCGCGTACCGCGCGTACGACGGCTCCGTCGCCTCGCCCGCGAAGTTCACCGGGAGCCCGCCGCCGATGTCGAGCGTGTCGATCTGCCGCCGCCCGACCCGCGCGTTGATCTCCTCCGCCAGCACGTACGTCTCCGCCACGCCCCGCGCCAGCAGCTCCAGCGGAATGCCCTGCGAGCCGGTGTGCGCGTGCAGCCGGGTCAGCCACGGCCGCCGCGCGTACGCCGCCACGACCCACTCGCGCGCCCCCTCGTCGCGCAGCGCCACCCCGAACTTCGAGGTCTCGGTCGCCGTCGAGGTCGCCCCGATGCTGCCGCCGCCGATCTGCGGATTGACCCGGATGCCGAGCGGGGACCGGGTCGGCGCGGACCTCGTCAGGGCGTCCAGGCGGTCCAGCTCCTGCGGGTTGTCCGCGTTCACGGCGACGCCCAGCGCCAGCGCCTCGCGCAGCTCCGCCGGGGTCTTGGCGGGCGAGTCCAGCACGGTGTGCGCCGCCGGTACGCCGGCCGCGCGCGCCAGCGCCAGCTCGCCGGGGCTCGCCACCTCGGCGCCGATGCCCTCCTCGTGCAGCAGCCGCAGCACCGGCACCAGCGGGGACGCCTTCACCGCGAACGCGTGCAGCACCGGGGTGCCGGGCGCGAGGACCGCCTCGAACGCCGTCCGCAGCGCCGCCGCCGACTCCCGGATGCCCCGCGCGTCGAGCAGCCCCGCCACCGCCGCGTCCGGCCCCAGCAGGCCCTGTTCCACGGCGGCGCGCACCGCCTCGTCCCGGCGCCCGGACCGCTCCCGCGCCTCGGCCTCGCCCTCGTGGTCCACCGCGACTCCCTCCTGTCGGACGTCAGCTGCTTCCAGCCAAACACCCGGGACGCGCGGACGGGGCCGCCCCGATGTATTGACTAGTTCTATTCATGCAGCCAGGATGTGAATAGACGTAGCAACAGCAGGAGGCAGACGATGTCGGGACCCCGCCCCGTACGAGCACCGCGCGGCACGGAACTCAGCGCCCTGGGCTGGCAGCAGGAAGCCGCCCTGCGCATGCTCCAGAACAACCTCGACCCCGAGGTGGCCGAGCACCCCGACAAGCTCGTCGTCTACGGCGGCACCGGCAAGGCCGCCCGTGACTGGCGCTCCTTCGACGCGATGGTGCGCACCCTGCGCACCCTCAAGCAGGACGAGACCATGCTGGTCCAGTCCGGCCGCCCGGTCGGCGTGATGCAGACCCACGAGTGGGCGCCGCGCGTCCTCATCGCCAACTCCAACCTGGTCGGCGACTGGGCCAACTGGGAGGAGTTCCGCCGCCTGGAGGCCCTCGGCCTGACCATGTACGGCCAGATGACCGCCGGGTCCTGGATCTACATCGGCACCCAGGGCATCCTCCAGGGCACCTACGAGACCTTCGCCGCCGTCGCCGCCAAGAAGTTCGGCGGCACCCTCGCCGGGACCATCACCCTCACCGCCGGGCTCGGCGGCATGGGCGGCGCCCAGCCGCTCGCCGTCACCATGAACGACGGCGTCGCCCTCTGCATCGACTGCGACCCGCGCGCCATCGAGCGCCGCATCGAGCACCGCTACCTGGACGTCAGGGCCGACAGCCTCGACCACGCGCTCCAGCTCGCGACCGAGGCCCGCGACGCCCGCCGCCCGCTGTCCATCGGCGTCCTCGGCAACGCGGCCGAGCTGGTCCCGCAGCTGCTCGCGATGAACGCCCCCATCGACATCGTCACCGACCAGACCTCCGCCCACGACCCGCTGGCCTACCTGCCGGTCGGCGTCGCCTTCGAGGACATGGCCGACGCCGCCGCGAAGGACCCGGCCGGGTTCACCACACGGGCGCGCGAGTCGATGGCCACGCACGTCGAGGCCATGGTCGGCTTCATGGACGCCGGCGCCGAGGTCTTCGACTACGGCAACTCCATCCGCGGCGAGGCCCAGCTCGCCGGGTACGACCGCGCGTTCGCCTTCCCCGGCTTCGTGCCCGCCTACATCCGGCCGCTGTTCTGCGAGGGCAAGGGCCCCTTCCGCTGGGCCGCGCTGTCCGGCGAGGCGGCGGACATCGCCAAGACCGACAAGGCGCTCCTCGAACTCTTCCCCGAGAACGAGTCCCTCGCCCGCTGGATCAAGATGGCCGGCGAGCGGGTCCACTTCCAGGGCCTGCCCGCGCGCATCTGCTGGCTCGGCTACGGCGAGCGGGACAAGGCCGGCGAGCGCTTCAACGACATGGTCGCCTCCGGTGAGCTGGCCGCGCCGCTCGCCATCGGCCGTGACCACCTCGACTGCGGCTCCGTCGCCTCGCCGTACCGCGAGACCGAGGCCATGCTCGACGGCTCCGACGCGATCGCCGACTGGCCGCTGCTGAACGCCATGGTCAACGTGGCCTCCGGCGCGTCCTGGGTCTCCATCCACCACGGCGGCGGCGTGGGCATGGGCCGCTCCATCCACGCCGGCCAGGTCACCGTCGCCGACGGCACCAGGCTCGGCGGCGAGAAGATCCGCCGCGTGCTCACCAACGACCCGGGCATGGGCGTCATCCGGCACGTGGACGCCGGGTACGACATCGCGGAGTCCGTCGCCGCTGAGCGGGGGGTCCGGGTGCCGATGCGCGAAGGTGACGAGGCGTGACACCGAGTTCTGGCGAAGACGGCAGCCCTTCGGCGGGGGCGCAGGGTTCGCCGCCGACTGCGGGTTCGGCTGTGCCCACCCGTTCCGCCCTGCGGAACGGCTGCCCACAGCCCGGGCGGCCCGTGGTGCCTGGATCCTCCTTCCAGGAGATGTGGCGGGAGCTGCTGCCGATCGGCCGCGACGCGGACTCCGGTGGATACCGGCGCTACGCCTGGACCGGGCCCGACGCCGACTGCCGGGCGTGGTTCAAGGAGCAGGCCGAGGGCCGCGGGCTCGCCTACGAGGTCGACCGGAACGGGAACCAGTGGGCCTGGCTCGGCGACCCCGCCGCCGGGGACGCCGTGGTCACCGGCTCGCACCTGGACTCGGTGCCGGACGGAGGGGCCTTCGACGGGCCCCTCGGGGTCGTGTCCTCCTTCGCCGCCCTCGATGAACTGCTGCGCGGGGGAGCGCGGTTCACCAAGCCGCTCGCCATCGTCAACTTCGGCGACGAGGAGGGCGCCCGGTTCGGCCTCGCCTGTGTCGGCTCCCGGCTGACCTCGGGCGCGCTGACCGTCGCGGACGCGCACCGGCTCACCGACGGGGACGGCGTCAGCCTGCCCCGCGCCATGGCCGCCGCCGGGTACGACCCGGAGGCCATCGGGCCCGACCCCGAACGGCTGGCCCGGATCGGCGCCTTCGTCGAACTGCACGTCGAACAGGGCCGCGCGCTGGACCTGTCCGGCGACCGGGTGGGCATCGCCAGCGCCATCTGGCCGCACGGTCGCTGGCGGTTCGACTTCCGGGGCGAGGCCAACCACGCCGGCACCACCCGCCTCGCCGACCGCCGCGACCCGATGCTGTCGTACGCCGAGACCGTGCTCGCCGCCCGCCGCGAGGCCGAACTCGCCGGTGCCGTCGCCACCTTCGGGAAGATCGCGGTGGACCCGAACGGCGTCAACGCGATCCCCTCGCGGGTGCGCGGCTGGCTCGACTCCCGCGCCGCCGACCAGGAGACCCTGGACACGGTGGTCGGCGGCATCGAGAAGGCGGCCCGGGAGTACGCGGACGCGCACGGCGTGGACCTGGACGTCGTACGGGAGTCCTTCACGCCCGTCGTGGAGTTCGACCACGCGCTGCGCGACGAACTGGGCCGCATCCTGGGCCGGGACACCGGCCTCAGCGTGCCCGTCCTCGGCACCGGCGCCGGACACGACGCAGGGATCCTCTCGGGGAGCATCCCCACCGCCATGCTGTTCGTGCGCAACCCCACCGGCGTCTCGCACTCCCCGGCCGAGTCCGCGGCCGAGGACGACTGCGTGGCCGGGGTGGCGGCGCTCGCCGACGTACTGGAAGGGCTGGCCTGTTGACCAGGGCGACGTACTGGCTGGAGCACGCCTGGCTCGGCGACCGTGTCGAGCCGGGGGTGCTGGTCGAGACCGCGGCCGGGCGGATCGCTGCCGTGCGCACCGAGGTGCCCGTCCCGCCGCCCGGCGCCGAGGCCCTGCGCGGACTGACCCTGCCCGGACTGGCGAACGCCCACAGCCACGCCTTCCACCGGGCGCTGCGCGGCACCGTCCAGGTCGGCAGCGGCACCTTCTGGACCTGGCGCGAGGTGATGTACTCCGTCGCCGACCGGCTGACCCCGGACACCTACCACGCGCTCGCCCGCGCCGTGTACGCCGAGATGGCGCTGGCCGGCATCACCTGCGTCGGCGAGTTCCACTACGTGCACCACGCCCACGGCGGCACCCCCTACGCCGACCCCAACGCCATGGGCGAGGCGCTGATCGCGGCCGCCGCCGAGGCCGGCATCCGGATCACCCTCCTGGACACCTGCTATCTCGCGGCCGGTTTCGACCAGGCGCCCAACGCCCACCAGCTCCGCTTCTCCGACGGCAGCGCGCAGGCCTGGGCCGAACGCTGTGCAGTTCTCAAGGAACGGGATCACGCACGGATCGGGGCGGCGATCCACTCCGTACGGGCCGTGCCCGCCGACCAGTTGGCGACCGTGGCCCGCTGGGCCGAGGAGCGGCGGGCCCCGCTGCACGTCCACCTCTCGGAGCAGACCGCCGAGAACGACGCCTGCCTCGCCGCGCACGGCCGCACCCCCACCCGGCTGCTCGCCGACCACGGCGTCCTCGGACCGCGCACCACCGGGGTGCACAACACCCACCTCACCGACGAGGACATCGCCCTGCTCGGCGGCTCAAGCACCGGCACCTGCATGTGCCCGACCACCGAACGGGACCTCGCCGACGGCATCGGCCCGGCCGTCGCCCTCCAGCGGGCCGGGTCCCCGCTCTCCCTCGGCTCCGACAGCCACGCCGTCATCGACCTGCTCGAAGAGGCGCGGGCCATGGAGCTGGACGAGCGGCTGCGCAGCCGCACCCGGGGCCACTGGACGGCCGCCGCCCTGCTGCGGGCCGCCACCGCCGACGGGCACGCCGCCCTCGGCTGGGACGAGGCAGGACGCATCGAGCCGGGCGCGCTCGCCGACCTGACGACGATCGCCCTGGACTCGGTCAGGACCGCGGGCCCCGAGCCCCGGCTGGGCGCCGAGACGGCCGTATTCGCGGCGGGCGCGGCCGATGTACGGCATACGGTCGTGGGCGGCCGGCAGGTCGTACGCGACGGCGCGCACACGCTCGTACCGGACGTGCCCCGCGCGCTGGCCGCCGCCGTCGAAGCCCTGCGCTGAGCGCGCCGGACCCCGCGCCGACCCCCATCGCCCCCCACGAGGACGACACCATGAGCAGCAGCACCGCCATCACCGACATCGCCGCACTGGTCACCAACGATCCCTCCCTCGGCGACGGTTCCCCCCTCGGTCTGATCCAGGACGCGGCCGTCGTCATCGAGGGCGACCGCGTCACGTGGACCGGTGAATCAAGCAAAGCACCCGCCACTGACAACCGGGTCGACGCGGGCGGCCGGGCGGTGCTGCCGGGGTTCGTGGACTCCCACTCCCACCTGGTCTTCGCGGGGGACCGCACCCGGGAGTTCAACGCCCGGATGTCCGGCCGCGCCTACTCGGCGGGCGGCATCCGCACCACCGTCGCCGCCACCCGCGCCGCGAGCGACGCGGAACTGGCGGCCAACCTGACCCGCTACCTGGCCGAGGCGCTGCGGCAGGGCACCACCACCTTCGAGACCAAGTCGGGCTACGGCCTGACCGTCGAGGACGAGGCCCGCGCCCTGCGCATCGCGGCCGAGCACACCGACGAGGTGACGTACCTCGGCGCGCACATCGTCTCCCCGGACTACGCCGACGACCCGGCGGCCTACGTCGCGCTGGTCACCGGCGCGATGCTGGACGCCTGCGCGCCGCACGCCCGCTGGATCGACGTGTTCTGCGAGAAGGGCGCCTTCGACGGCGACCAGGCCCGCGCGATCCTCACCGCGGGCAAGGCGAAGGGCCTGCACCCGCGCATCCACGCCAACCAGCTCTCCCACGGCCCCGGCGTGCAGCTGGCCGTGGAGCTGGACGCGGCCAGCGCCGACCACTGCACCCACCTCACGGACGCGGACGTCGACGCCCTGGCGTGCGGCGGCACCGTGGCCACGCTGCTGCCCGGCGCCGAGTTCTCCACCCGCGCCGAGTGGCCCGACGCCCGCCGGCTGCTGGACGCGGGGGTCACCGTCGCCCTGTCCACGGACTGCAACCCGGGCTCGTCGTTCACCTCCTCCGTGCCCTTCTGCATCGCCCTGGCCGTCCGCGACATGGGCATGACCCCCGACGAGGCGGTCTGGTCCGCCACGGCGGGCGGCGCCGCGGCCCTGCGCCGTACCGACATCGGCCGCCTCACCCCCGGCGCCCGCGCCGACCTGACCCTCCTCGACGCCCCCAGCCACGTCCACCTCGCCTACCGTCCGGGCGTGCCGCTGGTCAGCGGGGTGTGGCGGAGCGGCGTACGGGTGGTCTGAGGCCCCGGGCAGGCGGCGGACACGCCGAAGCGGCCCGGCGGACACGCCGAAGCGGCCCGGACGGGGAGTCCGGGCCGCTTCGGCGTATCCGAGTGGGGGGAGGGACGGGTGCCGTCCCGGGGGTCACTCCTCCACCGTTAGTCCCTTGCGCAGCCGTACCAGCGTGCGGGACAGCAGGCGGGACACGTGCATCTGGGAGATGCCGAGTTCCTCGCCGATCTCCGACTGGGTCATGTTGGCCACGAACCGCAGCGAGAGGATCTTCCGGTCGCGCTGGGGCAGCCCGGCGATCAGGGGCTTGAGCGACTCGATGTACTCGATGCCCTCGATCCCGTGGTCCTCGTACCCGATGCGGTCCGCGAGCGCGCCCTCGGTCTCGTCCTCCTCGGGCTGGGCGTCCAGCGAGGAGGCGGTGTACGCGTTCGAGGCGGCCATGCCCTCGACGACCTCCTCCTTCGAGATGCCCAGGCGCTCGGCCAGCTCCGCGACGGTCGGCGCGCGGTCCAGCTTCTGGGCCAGCTCGTCCCCGGCCTTCGCCAGGTCGAGACGCAGCTCCTGGAGGCGGCGCGGTACGCGCACGGACCACGAGGTGTCGCGGAAGAACCGCTTGATCTCACCGATGATGGTGGGCATCGCGAAAGTGGGGAACTCGACACCGCGTGACAGCTCGAAGCGGTCGATCGCCTTGATCAGGCCGATGGTGCCGACCTGGATGATGTCCTCCATCGGCTCACTGCGGGAGCGGAAGCGGGAGGCGGCGAACTTGACGAGCGCGAGGTTCAGCTCGACCAGGGTGTTCCGGACGTACGCGTGCTCGTGCGTCCCTTCCTCCAGCGCCTCCAGGCGCTCGAAGAGGGTCTTGGACAGGGCCCGTGCGTCGACGGGGCCGACCTCGTCGTACGGGGGGATCTCCGGGAGTCCCTCGAAGGGGTCATGGAGATCGATGGGATGATCCAGTTGTACCGGTGGGGGTGTCGACGTCGCGGTCGGGGTAGACGAGGCGTCGAGCCGGGGTGACATGGGTGTCCTCCATCGTTCTCGGCATACGGCTGCCGAAGCCATCAGGTGCACTACGGAGTGCGGCGCCTCCAAAGCCGGCGTGTAGAAGTACGTGTCCTTACTAGCCCTATCGGCTTTGCCTGAGCGATCGCAAGTGCATTGTGTTCATGTATGTCCGATTATGTGAGGTTGTTCGGGTGCCGGACTGCGCCAGGAAGGCGTAATGTTCGAGGGCATCAGCAAGCCACGACCTCTGGAGAGAGACGGCATGGACCACGGGATGGTCGGCAGCGCACAGTCGGGCCGGCTTCTGGTGGAGGTGCGTGAAGAGGGCGCCAGCGCGGTTGTCACACCGGCGGGTGAGCTTGACCACCACACCGCCGATCTGCTGCGCGAACCCCTCGACGACCTCCTGGGCAAGGGATTCTCGCGGCTCGTGGTGGACTGCTCGCGCCTGGAGTTCTGTGACTCCACGGGGCTGAACGTCCTGCTCGGGGCCCGTTTGAAGGCGGAGGCCGCCGGTGGCGGCGTCCATCTGGCGGGAATGCAGCCCGTAGTCGCTCGCGTGTTCGAGATCACCGGAGCCGAGGCGGTCTTCACCGTCCACGACTCCGTCGCGGACGCCCTGGTCGGGGAGGGTGACGGCGCCGACTGAGCCCGCGATCGCGCGCGGCCGGGTGCGGTACCCGTGGGCCCCACGAAGACGGGGGTGTTCCGGCGCCCGGGTCGGGCAGGAGAGATGCTGACGACCATCCACCGTCAAGGCGGCGTCGCCGCGCTCCGGGTGTGACATATCCGCGCGTGTGCGACGGGCTCGACCGGGCAGGAACCTGCCCGGGCAGGGCGGCCGCGAACAGGAGTGCGAGGCGTCATGCTACGGGCGGACGGGGGCTGATATGCGGATGACGGAACGGACGACGGGGCGGCGCTGCCGACGACGGACGGACCGACCGGTGCTGGGAAGCACCGGACTGTTTAATCGTGAACTGGTGATTCGGTGAGGTGAAGCGCTGATGAGCACCACCCGGCCCTACCCGCCGGGCGACCGCGGCCATGAGCCCAGCGGCGCTTCCGGGGTGTCCGGGTCCTCCGGGGAGGACGCGCCGGCCGGCGCTGCCATGGCGTCCGTGACGGGCGCGGCCGCGCCGCCGTCCCCGACGGACACCGGCGGCGCGGAGACGCCGCGGGGCCGGCAGGTCCGCAGACTCGGCCTCGAGGGGGCCAGCGGCGTCGTCCCGCTCGCCCGTGACTTCACCCGGCAGGCGCTGTACGACTGGGGCTGGCTGCCCGCCGCGGGCGCGGAACAGCGGGCCGCGGCGGAGGACGTGCTGCTCGTCGTCTCCGAGCTCGTCACCAACGCCTGCCTGCACGCCGAGGGCCCCGACGAGCTCGCCCTCGTCTGCGACAACAAGGTGATCCGCCTGGAGGTCACCGACCGCGGCGCCGGCCAGCCGGCTCCCCGCACCCCGCATCGCGCCGGCCGCCCCGGCGGCCACGGCATGTTCATCGTCCAGCGCCTGTGCCTGGACTGGGGTGTGGTGCGCGCCGAGGGCCGCCCCGGCAAGACGGTGTGGGCGGAGCTGGGCGCCCCGGCCTGACCCGGTCGACCGGCACGCCGCCCGACTCGTCGGGCGGCACGGCGGGCGGCCCCGAT is a genomic window of Streptomyces sp. WP-1 containing:
- a CDS encoding roadblock/LC7 domain-containing protein, whose product is MVSEDALGTVLEELHRLRTRVPQLTGSLAAGVDGLVVAHDTPGVDPDGLAALTAAALGVSVRVSDATGNGGLRELLVRGERGYVATYAAGRSAVLTLLAQDRVNVGRLHLEGRRSGARIGEVLDAAEAEAARNAPARQATAPPPRARATRTPRTTTAPTTTDS
- a CDS encoding diaminopimelate decarboxylase — encoded protein: MDHEGEAEARERSGRRDEAVRAAVEQGLLGPDAAVAGLLDARGIRESAAALRTAFEAVLAPGTPVLHAFAVKASPLVPVLRLLHEEGIGAEVASPGELALARAAGVPAAHTVLDSPAKTPAELREALALGVAVNADNPQELDRLDALTRSAPTRSPLGIRVNPQIGGGSIGATSTATETSKFGVALRDEGAREWVVAAYARRPWLTRLHAHTGSQGIPLELLARGVAETYVLAEEINARVGRRQIDTLDIGGGLPVNFAGEATEPSYARYARLLAEAVPGLCAGRYGLVTEFGRSLLAKHGTVVARVEYAKRSGGRRIAVTHAGVQVATRTVYAPGAWPLRIAAYDAKGRPKPGPEVVQDVAGPACFSGDLLAEGRALPELEQGDYAAALDTGAYYFAHHYAYNSLARPGIYGFAPDGAGGVAFATVREPQTIAEVVAESGGAHASALTTLRAPGSR
- a CDS encoding transcriptional regulator, which translates into the protein MTMVRTPPPPLPVRDRAAARALSPMLNRLAEERATGVLVREHGTLYLTEGRVVHAESPLAPGLDVLLTAHGTLAAAAWQRAAAAAEGLLHAAELLLESGLLPAGALELCHLDALYDAGYFALAPSSTPGRFHYDGAPRTGPLPSVPVVALERETLRRRLQLHRLWPDPAADTAPLIRADPLLPRDAGPAPRAPAGPARRTPVAPRQRAVLDRVDGTRTAAHIARELGRQAFHTLVDVRRLAAAGHLRPLAPAVPVPAAAPPPTAPERARNLPPPLPPVTDPDIALLKRLRDALEAL
- a CDS encoding STAS domain-containing protein codes for the protein MDHGMVGSAQSGRLLVEVREEGASAVVTPAGELDHHTADLLREPLDDLLGKGFSRLVVDCSRLEFCDSTGLNVLLGARLKAEAAGGGVHLAGMQPVVARVFEITGAEAVFTVHDSVADALVGEGDGAD
- a CDS encoding formimidoylglutamate deiminase gives rise to the protein MTRATYWLEHAWLGDRVEPGVLVETAAGRIAAVRTEVPVPPPGAEALRGLTLPGLANAHSHAFHRALRGTVQVGSGTFWTWREVMYSVADRLTPDTYHALARAVYAEMALAGITCVGEFHYVHHAHGGTPYADPNAMGEALIAAAAEAGIRITLLDTCYLAAGFDQAPNAHQLRFSDGSAQAWAERCAVLKERDHARIGAAIHSVRAVPADQLATVARWAEERRAPLHVHLSEQTAENDACLAAHGRTPTRLLADHGVLGPRTTGVHNTHLTDEDIALLGGSSTGTCMCPTTERDLADGIGPAVALQRAGSPLSLGSDSHAVIDLLEEARAMELDERLRSRTRGHWTAAALLRAATADGHAALGWDEAGRIEPGALADLTTIALDSVRTAGPEPRLGAETAVFAAGAADVRHTVVGGRQVVRDGAHTLVPDVPRALAAAVEALR
- a CDS encoding RNA polymerase sigma factor SigF yields the protein MSPRLDASSTPTATSTPPPVQLDHPIDLHDPFEGLPEIPPYDEVGPVDARALSKTLFERLEALEEGTHEHAYVRNTLVELNLALVKFAASRFRSRSEPMEDIIQVGTIGLIKAIDRFELSRGVEFPTFAMPTIIGEIKRFFRDTSWSVRVPRRLQELRLDLAKAGDELAQKLDRAPTVAELAERLGISKEEVVEGMAASNAYTASSLDAQPEEDETEGALADRIGYEDHGIEGIEYIESLKPLIAGLPQRDRKILSLRFVANMTQSEIGEELGISQMHVSRLLSRTLVRLRKGLTVEE
- the hutU gene encoding urocanate hydratase, yielding MSGPRPVRAPRGTELSALGWQQEAALRMLQNNLDPEVAEHPDKLVVYGGTGKAARDWRSFDAMVRTLRTLKQDETMLVQSGRPVGVMQTHEWAPRVLIANSNLVGDWANWEEFRRLEALGLTMYGQMTAGSWIYIGTQGILQGTYETFAAVAAKKFGGTLAGTITLTAGLGGMGGAQPLAVTMNDGVALCIDCDPRAIERRIEHRYLDVRADSLDHALQLATEARDARRPLSIGVLGNAAELVPQLLAMNAPIDIVTDQTSAHDPLAYLPVGVAFEDMADAAAKDPAGFTTRARESMATHVEAMVGFMDAGAEVFDYGNSIRGEAQLAGYDRAFAFPGFVPAYIRPLFCEGKGPFRWAALSGEAADIAKTDKALLELFPENESLARWIKMAGERVHFQGLPARICWLGYGERDKAGERFNDMVASGELAAPLAIGRDHLDCGSVASPYRETEAMLDGSDAIADWPLLNAMVNVASGASWVSIHHGGGVGMGRSIHAGQVTVADGTRLGGEKIRRVLTNDPGMGVIRHVDAGYDIAESVAAERGVRVPMREGDEA
- the hutI gene encoding imidazolonepropionase; amino-acid sequence: MSSSTAITDIAALVTNDPSLGDGSPLGLIQDAAVVIEGDRVTWTGESSKAPATDNRVDAGGRAVLPGFVDSHSHLVFAGDRTREFNARMSGRAYSAGGIRTTVAATRAASDAELAANLTRYLAEALRQGTTTFETKSGYGLTVEDEARALRIAAEHTDEVTYLGAHIVSPDYADDPAAYVALVTGAMLDACAPHARWIDVFCEKGAFDGDQARAILTAGKAKGLHPRIHANQLSHGPGVQLAVELDAASADHCTHLTDADVDALACGGTVATLLPGAEFSTRAEWPDARRLLDAGVTVALSTDCNPGSSFTSSVPFCIALAVRDMGMTPDEAVWSATAGGAAALRRTDIGRLTPGARADLTLLDAPSHVHLAYRPGVPLVSGVWRSGVRVV
- a CDS encoding allantoate amidohydrolase, with protein sequence MWRELLPIGRDADSGGYRRYAWTGPDADCRAWFKEQAEGRGLAYEVDRNGNQWAWLGDPAAGDAVVTGSHLDSVPDGGAFDGPLGVVSSFAALDELLRGGARFTKPLAIVNFGDEEGARFGLACVGSRLTSGALTVADAHRLTDGDGVSLPRAMAAAGYDPEAIGPDPERLARIGAFVELHVEQGRALDLSGDRVGIASAIWPHGRWRFDFRGEANHAGTTRLADRRDPMLSYAETVLAARREAELAGAVATFGKIAVDPNGVNAIPSRVRGWLDSRAADQETLDTVVGGIEKAAREYADAHGVDLDVVRESFTPVVEFDHALRDELGRILGRDTGLSVPVLGTGAGHDAGILSGSIPTAMLFVRNPTGVSHSPAESAAEDDCVAGVAALADVLEGLAC